TTAAATACCTCTCTTAAGTTAGTTGGTTTGTTATTTGGTTAATTACTTATGTAACTAACTATAAAGGCAACTAACGCGAGTGTCAATCATTATTTTCTCGCTTGATAGTCATTGGGACGTCAAACGCTGACTTATCAACGTCTAGCGAGTGGCCAATCGGTTAGCCCCGAGACTGAAATTGAGTAATAAGGTGCACTGAGGTTAGTGACTTCGTCCTGAAGGGGTAACTAACCGACGAACCGATTAACGAACTAGTTGATAAGTGAACTAACCGAGTGACTAGCACTATGTAGGCTAATAAAACGTACTGATCTGGTTGCTAGGTTTTGTAAATTGTTTGAATGGTTGCTAGTTTTTTTAGTTGATATCACTTGTATGAGAATCTAAGGAAGTTGTCATGAAGAACCAGTGAGGGTGGATTGCAATTAGGCGATGGCAAGCCTAAAATAATTTTACTGTTAGATGTGCGTAGGCACGTGAAAAGATGAGGAGGAGTATTCTTGAAGAAGATTTTGGTATTACACACTGGTGGCACCATTGCGATGTCGGCCGATGAATCCGGCAATGTGACCCCCGGAGATGAAAATCCTTTAGACAATTATCAGAGTTCATTTGGCACGGATATTGAGTTAGAGACTGAGGACGTCTTTAACGTGCCGTCGCCGCACATCACCCCGGCACGGATGTTGCAGTTAAAGCAACGGATCGATAAGGCCGCACACGAAGGGGTCGATGGGGTGGTTGTGACTCACGGTACGGATACGCTAGAAGAAACGGCGTATTTTCTAGATCTTACTTTACCGAATGAGCTCCCCGTTGTGATTACCGGCGCAATGCGGTCCGCCAATGAGATTGGGTCGGATGGTCTGCATAATCTCGAAACGGCGATTCAAACGGCTAGTACACCGGATGCGGCCGAAAAAGGTGTTTTAGTGGTTATGAATGATGAAATCCACTCGGCCCGCTACGTCACTAAGACGCATACGACCAACGTGGCCACTTTTAGAACACCGACTTTTGGCCCGATTGGGTTAGTCGCTAATAAAGGCATTGTCTTTTTTGAATCATTACTACGGTCAACGGTTTGCCCGATTCAAACGGTCACGGATAATGTTTTTCTGATCAAAGCATATGCCGGGATGGGACCAGAACTATTTGACGCCATTGCACAACCCACGACTCATGGCGTAGTCATTGAAGCATTGGGAGCGGGGAATTTGCCACCGGCGACGTTACCAGCTGTGCAAAAATTATTAGACATGCAGATTCCGGTTGTACTGGTTTCCCGGTGCTTCAACGGTATCGCTCAGGATGTCTATGCTTATGAAGGTGGCGGTGTTCAATTGAAACAAATGGGTGTGATTTTTTGTCAGGGATTGAATGGACAAAAAGCCCGGATTAAGTTACTGGTGGGTGTCAGTGCCGGTATGTCGACCGATGAGCTAGCTCGATTTGTAGCGACTGCCAATTCATAATCGACGTGGCGCCCCTTTGAGCCCTATGCAACCCGTGTGTGGGCTACTCGTGACACTAAATTGTTGGATAGTTTGATCGCCAGTAGTCATAGCGGACAATCAATCATAAAAAAACTGAGCCATCCCTTCATCATCATGAAGGGTGGCTCAGTTTTTTATCAGCTAAAGCTAAAAATATTATTGATTGATCAGATTTTGACGAATGAGCCGGGCAACATATGCTTCGTGAAGCAGGTCACCGTGACTAATTGATTTTTGGTTAACAGTCATGGCGGTGTAGCGGGTAACATTGTTCATAAATAAGTTGCCACCAGCGTTCACACTGCTGAGCGGTACGATATCGTCGTTACCCTCGCCAGTGTCACCGGCAATGTTGATGACCGCATGCAATTTCTTGAATTGGTTCTTGTGATCAAGAAGTGATGTATAGAGCGTCTTATCAGGATGTGCAGCATCAGTACCCAAGAATGGGGTGCCAATCAACATCAAATCGTGGACTGCTAATGGTTTGGACGAGCTCAAACCTGCTAGATAGCGACTCCAGATCAGGCCACCATTTGAATAACCGAGTGCGTTGGCCGTGGTGAGATGTTGGTGACGTTGCAAATAACGAATAGCTTTGGCTAAGCCGTTCGTTTGGGTCATAATGTTCTCTGTTGAGTCCGTGCTATCTTCGAAAAAGATCACGATGAGGGCATCGTTAAGGTTGGTGTTCTCGACGCGTTTTTCTTTAAACGCCAATTTTTGGTTCGCCTTAACAGTCAGGGTGATGAGCGGATGGTGCTGTTGCTCATTAAGTGAACGGATGATGTCATCAAAGTCAGTCCGCGTGCTGCTACTACCTCCAATCATGATCAATGGCCGTTTTTGCGCAGTAATCACGTGACTGACTTTATCTTGATGGATTTGTGTTGTCAGTCCGAGACCGACGATCAATAAAAGAAATAGGCCACTTGCAATCAAGCCCCAGATTACTTTCTTAGGCATCAGCTCACCCCATTAAAATTATTTAGAAACGTTCGGCAATGATTGGCCGATCGTTTAACGGTTGAATCTTGCGGTTATTAGCGGCAAATAATTGCTGATAAGCAGCTAATTGTTGTTCACCAATCATGACAGTATCGGCACAGACATACCATTCAACGGTTTCACTTAGTGGCGGCGTCGTCAATGAGCCCAAGTAGTGATAGACCGTCCCGGTATCTGGGAGGAGCTCAGTTAAGTTGACCGGTGTTGTCAGTTCATGGCTCGTTTGGGCTGTGAACTGGTCAAGTAAGCCTTGTAAACTAGAATTAGGCTTGCCAATCCGTCCAAAAACGGCGACGACGGCGAGCTGGCCGGTAGCACTTTGATGAACGAGATGCCATTCGATTGGTGCGGCTTGCCCATCGATTAAGTGTTCTGCCGGCGTATGAAAGTGAATCTGTTGAAAGGCAAAGTCGCGGTCGTTCAAATAAGCGGCACCAATTCCACTAGCCTTCAAAGTCGTCGCTTCGCCCGTAATCGTTTTGGCTTGGTACAAGCCTCGCCAGTTGATGGCGGATAGCTGTGAAGACTGAACGTGTTGTGTTTGAATATCGATTGGTGACTGATGTTGACCACTAGTCATGGGCCAATCAGTTTGGTGTGCATAATCAAATGTCATCGAAAGATCCTCCGTTATATTATTCAGTGAATATTTTTTATTTAGTGCCAGTATGGAAATTTATGGCTAATCGGTCCAAGGTTGTGATGCTGTTTGTCAGCAAACGTGTTCTGGATTTGACGGGCCGTCGCTGGCTATGTAACTTACATTATAGCACGCGTTGATGTCGGTTGGTGTCGATGGTGCTAACGAATTATCTTGGAAATAAAGCGACTGATTCGGTGATTGGGGCACCGTTAAACTGACCGATAATGTTAGAATAGAAAATGAAAAGTTAACAGATAGGTGGTTTCAAAAATGACAAATCAACGTGTATTAACTGTACCAGGTGGCATTAATTTCCGTGAACTCGGTGGTTACTCGACTAAAGACGGTCGAAAAATCAAGTGGCATAAGGTCATTCGGACTGGTGGGCTTGATCAATTAACGTCAGCCGGCCAAGCTTTGCTGGATGATTATGGCGTCCGCTACGATATTGACTTTCGTTCACCACAAGAAGTCTTAGATGCGCCAGATCGAATTCCTGCCAATGCTAAGTACGTGTACGCACCAGTGTTCAATGTGGACGAAACGCGGAATTCTGACGGTACTGACAAGATGACGGCTAACTTGGAGAAGCATCCAGATAGTGGATTCAAGCACATGCTAAAGGTCTATCAGATGGTGGCCGACGAGCAACATGCCAAGGACGAGTATCGCCGGTTCTTTGATAATCTACTTGCAAATGATCAACCCGATTCGACGTTACTATTTCACTGCACTGCGGGAAAAGATCGGACCGGAATGGGGGCGGTATACCTGTTAACCGCACTCGGAGTCGATTTTGAAACGATCAAGCAGGATTATCTCTTAACTAATCAGGCTTCGATTGGCCGGATCAATGGTGCGATGGCCGAAGCACGTGCTCAGGGCGCATCAGATGCAACGGTCGAAAGTATTCGGGCCCTCTGGTCAGTTGATGCGGCTTATTTGGACGCCGCTATGACCGAAATTAAACGACAATCGGGTAATTTAAACCACTATTTACACACTGAGCTTAAATTAACTAACAATGAAATCAATGATTTGCAACGGATTTATTTAGAATAGGAAGTGTGACGATGCGCTATCTTGCAAGCTCCAGCCATGATATTCGCACGAATCTTGCCATTGAGACTTACTTGATGGAACATGCCGATTTGACGGAACCGATTCTATACTTTTACATTAACGCCCCCTGCATCATTGTTGGCCGTTACCAAAATGTCAAGGCAGAGATTAACCAGGACTATGTTGACGCACACCACATTACATTGACGCGGCGAACTTCTGGTGGTGGAGCGGTTTATGATGACCTTGGAAATGTCAGTTTTAGTTTTATTACTAAGGACGACGGGGACGGTTTTGGTAACTTTAAGCGGTTCACAGCACCAGTTCTAAAGGCTTTACACGCGATGGGGGCCACTGGTGCGACGATGAGTGGCCGCAATGATTTATTGATTGATGGCAAGAAGTTCTCAGGAAATGCCATGCACGTTGAGAATGGCCGGATGTTCTCCCATGGAACGCTGATGTATGATGTCGACCAGACGCAAATTGCGAAAGCTCTTACGGTGCCGACCGATAAGTTGGTCTCTAAGGGTATCAAGTCGGTCCGAAGTCGAGTCACGAACTTGAAACCGTACATGGCGCCGGCTTATCAGCACTTGACGATTGAGGAATTTCGCGATACGTTGGCCCGTGAAATCCTGGGCGTGGCTGATTTGAGTCAAGCTAAGACGTATCAGTTAGATGAAACGGCACTGGCAGGGGTAGCAGCACTGAACCAACAATATTTTACCAACTGGGATTGGATTTACGGTCAGTCACCAGCGTTTACAGTTAAGCAGCGCCGGCATTTTGATGCTGGGACCGTCGAGTTTCAGTTAAACGTGGTGGCAGGGCGCATCGAAGCAGTTACGATTTATGGCGATTTCTTCGGTGCAGAACCGATTGCTCCCGTCGTTGCACGGTTGACTGGTGTGAAATATGAACGGCAGGCGATTATGACGGCGCTAGCACCGTTGGACTTAACCCATTACTTTGGTCGAATTGCCCCGGCGGATTTGATTGATTTGATCGTAGCGTCGTAGCTTTGTGAAAAAATTTGTTAAGCAGATATAATTACGGTAACGTTGCGCGGATACTGAATTTACTTGATTGCACGGATAAGCCTAATATCAGTGAGTTCAGTTGTTTGCATAACAAAACTGAAAGCGCTTAAAATTGTTTTGCTTTCTTTAGTGAAATCCACTACAATATAGTTATTGACTAAGAAATTATATAATATTTGACTATTTGATCATAGAAGGAGTTGTTCTCAATGCACAAATTTATCGCGATGGTTGGAACCAATTCAGATGAGTCGACCAACCGTAAGTTGTTGCAATATATGCAGTCCCACTATGCGGATCAAGCAGAGATTGAATTAATGGAAATCAAGGGTCTACCAATCTTCAATAAGCCCGAAAATCATGAAATTCCGGCACAGGCGCAAGCAATGGCGGATAAGATCGAACAAGCTGATGGTGTGATTATTAGTACACCAGAGTATGATCATTCGGCTCCCGCGGCATTACTGAATGCTCTCGAATGGTTATCATTCCATATCCAGCCCTTCGTGGACAAACCCGTCATGATTATTGGGGCCTCATACGGGGCACTCGGCACATCACGGGCTCAAGCACATCTGCGGCAAGTTTTGGATTCACCAGAATTACGGGCGCGGATCATGCCAAGTTCAGAATTTATGCTTGGTCATTCATTGCAAGCCTTTGATGACCAGGGGAATTTAACGGACCAACAGAAAGCGACGAAGCTCGATGGGTTGTTCAAGGATTTCCAAGTCTTTGTCGAAATCACGAAAAAATTAAAGAATGCCAACGCGACGACGTATGAAGAAGTTCGTGAAATGGATTGGGAAAAATTATAGAGAGGGCGACGACGATGAAATTAGTTGGAATTGCGGGTTCAATTGAAGATAAGTCTTATAATCGGTTACTGTTAAAGTTTATTGCTAATCATTTTAGTGACATGGTTGATATTGAAATTTTGGATATTCAAGATGTACCAATGTTTAATCAGAGTGATGATCAAACAGAAGGTGAAGCCGTTCAATATTT
This Lactiplantibacillus plantarum DNA region includes the following protein-coding sequences:
- a CDS encoding asparaginase; translated protein: MKKILVLHTGGTIAMSADESGNVTPGDENPLDNYQSSFGTDIELETEDVFNVPSPHITPARMLQLKQRIDKAAHEGVDGVVVTHGTDTLEETAYFLDLTLPNELPVVITGAMRSANEIGSDGLHNLETAIQTASTPDAAEKGVLVVMNDEIHSARYVTKTHTTNVATFRTPTFGPIGLVANKGIVFFESLLRSTVCPIQTVTDNVFLIKAYAGMGPELFDAIAQPTTHGVVIEALGAGNLPPATLPAVQKLLDMQIPVVLVSRCFNGIAQDVYAYEGGGVQLKQMGVIFCQGLNGQKARIKLLVGVSAGMSTDELARFVATANS
- a CDS encoding carbonic anhydrase family protein gives rise to the protein MTFDYAHQTDWPMTSGQHQSPIDIQTQHVQSSQLSAINWRGLYQAKTITGEATTLKASGIGAAYLNDRDFAFQQIHFHTPAEHLIDGQAAPIEWHLVHQSATGQLAVVAVFGRIGKPNSSLQGLLDQFTAQTSHELTTPVNLTELLPDTGTVYHYLGSLTTPPLSETVEWYVCADTVMIGEQQLAAYQQLFAANNRKIQPLNDRPIIAERF
- a CDS encoding lipoate--protein ligase, yielding MRYLASSSHDIRTNLAIETYLMEHADLTEPILYFYINAPCIIVGRYQNVKAEINQDYVDAHHITLTRRTSGGGAVYDDLGNVSFSFITKDDGDGFGNFKRFTAPVLKALHAMGATGATMSGRNDLLIDGKKFSGNAMHVENGRMFSHGTLMYDVDQTQIAKALTVPTDKLVSKGIKSVRSRVTNLKPYMAPAYQHLTIEEFRDTLAREILGVADLSQAKTYQLDETALAGVAALNQQYFTNWDWIYGQSPAFTVKQRRHFDAGTVEFQLNVVAGRIEAVTIYGDFFGAEPIAPVVARLTGVKYERQAIMTALAPLDLTHYFGRIAPADLIDLIVAS
- a CDS encoding alpha/beta hydrolase; the encoded protein is MPKKVIWGLIASGLFLLLIVGLGLTTQIHQDKVSHVITAQKRPLIMIGGSSSTRTDFDDIIRSLNEQQHHPLITLTVKANQKLAFKEKRVENTNLNDALIVIFFEDSTDSTENIMTQTNGLAKAIRYLQRHQHLTTANALGYSNGGLIWSRYLAGLSSSKPLAVHDLMLIGTPFLGTDAAHPDKTLYTSLLDHKNQFKKLHAVINIAGDTGEGNDDIVPLSSVNAGGNLFMNNVTRYTAMTVNQKSISHGDLLHEAYVARLIRQNLINQ
- a CDS encoding NADPH-dependent FMN reductase; this encodes MHKFIAMVGTNSDESTNRKLLQYMQSHYADQAEIELMEIKGLPIFNKPENHEIPAQAQAMADKIEQADGVIISTPEYDHSAPAALLNALEWLSFHIQPFVDKPVMIIGASYGALGTSRAQAHLRQVLDSPELRARIMPSSEFMLGHSLQAFDDQGNLTDQQKATKLDGLFKDFQVFVEITKKLKNANATTYEEVREMDWEKL
- a CDS encoding tyrosine-protein phosphatase, which produces MTNQRVLTVPGGINFRELGGYSTKDGRKIKWHKVIRTGGLDQLTSAGQALLDDYGVRYDIDFRSPQEVLDAPDRIPANAKYVYAPVFNVDETRNSDGTDKMTANLEKHPDSGFKHMLKVYQMVADEQHAKDEYRRFFDNLLANDQPDSTLLFHCTAGKDRTGMGAVYLLTALGVDFETIKQDYLLTNQASIGRINGAMAEARAQGASDATVESIRALWSVDAAYLDAAMTEIKRQSGNLNHYLHTELKLTNNEINDLQRIYLE